CTTCAGGTTGTGGTGCCGCGCCCCCCGCAGGGCCATGACGCCTGCCGGAATATCCATATCCGCGGAATCCGGCATGGCGGCGTCCTGCGGATCGTAAACGGAGGGAAGGCCTTCGAGCACGTCCTTGAGGTACTTGCCCGTGTAGCCCTTGCCGCCCGCCACGATTTCCTCCGGCGTCCCGGCCGCAACCACATGGCCGCCGCCCGCTCCGCCTTCCGGCCCCAGGTCAATCACGTAATCCGCGGACTTGATAAACTCCGGGTTGTGCTCAATCACCAGCAGGGTATGCCCCTGCTCCACCAGCTCCCGGAAAACGGCCAGCAGCACTTCAATATCGGCAAAATGCAGCCCCGTTCCCGGCTCGTCCAGAATCAGCATCTTGGGATTGTTTTTGCCGGAGCCCATCTGGTCCAGCAGTATCTTGGCCAGCTTCAGGCGCTGGTTCTCCCCGCCGGACAGCGTATTCAGCGGCTGTCCCAGCGTCAGGTGGCCCAGCCCCACGCGCCGGAGCACGCCCAGCTTTTCCGCAATGCGTCTGGCACGCGCACCCTTTTCCCCGCCGAAGTATTTCAGGGCGGCCGTCACGGTCATGCCCAGAACGTCGGCAATATTCCTGCCGTCGCGGTACACGCTCAATACCTCGTTCCCGTAGCGGGCACCGTGGCACAGGGGACACTGGACGAAAATGTCTGAAAGAAACTGCATCTCCACCTTCTCGCTGCCCATCCCCATGCAGCGGGGACAGCGCCCGTCGCCGCTGTTGAAGGAAAAGAATCCCGGCTTCATCCCGCGGGCGCGGGCCGTTTCCGTATCCGCAAACAGGGTGCGGATTTCCTCAAACACGCCGGAATACACGGCAGGAGTGGAACGGGGTGTGCGCACGATGGGGCTCTGGTCCACCATCACCACTTCATCAAGCAGCTCCCAGCCCTTGACGGACTTCACGTGTGCAGGCTCCTCCTCGCACACGCCGCCCTTGGCCACCAGCGCGTTCAAATACACCACGTCGTGTGCCAGCGTACTCTTGCCGGAACCGCTGACGCCCGTCAGGCAGGCGAACACGCCCAGAGGAATATTTACGTTCAGTTTCTTCAGGTTGTGCCGGGTAGCGCCGGAAATCTGCAAAAACTTTCCGGGCTTGCGCCTCTTCTGCGGAATGGCGATGCGCCGCCTGCCGGACAGGAACGCCCCCGTCAGGGATTCCGGCACCTCCGCAATACAGTCCGGAGCGCCGGAATACACTAGGCGCCCCCCTTCGCGGCCGGAGCCGGGGCCCATGTCCACCAGACAGTCGGCGGCGCGCATCACGGCTTCCTCGTGCTCCACAACCACCAATGTATTTCCCCGTGTCTTGAGGCGGTTCATGGCGGAAATCAGGCGGGAGGTGTCCCTGGGATGCAGGCCCACGGTCGGTTCATCCAGCACGAACAGCGTATCCGTCAGAGAGGCCCCCAAGCAGGTAGTCAGGCTGACGCGCTCGATCTCCCCACCCGAAAGGGTGCGCGTGGCGCGGTCGGAACTCAGGTAACCCAGGCCCACTTCATTAAGATACTCCAGGCGGCTCCGCAATTCCGCCACGGCATGCTTCAGGCCGGGGTCTTCATGGGAACGCGGCGTCACGTGCTTGTCCACCCAAGCCAGCAACTCATCCATGGGCATGCAGAACAGATCCGGCAGGCTTTTGCCACCCAGCTTGAACTGGAGGGCCTCCGGCCTCAGGCGCCGTCCATGGCAGGACGGGCATTCCTGATAAACCCGGAAGCGGCTCAAATATACCCTGACGTGCATCTTGTGCGTCCGGCTCTCCAGATACTTGAAAAATCCAGCGATGCCGTACCACAGTCCGCGTTCGTACATTTCATCCGGGTCACTGCCGTCGCCATACATCAGCCAGTCCCGTTCCCACTGCTTCAAATCCTTCCAGGGCACGTCCAGACGCACCTGCCGGGAGCTCTTGCGCCAGGCGCGCATCAGGTCCTTCTTGCATTCGGAGAAGACCTTGCCCTCTCCCTCGAAAATATGGATGGCCCCGTCCCTGACACTCAATTCCGGCTTGATGCAGCGGTTGTAATCCACCGTAATCACGCGGCCGTAGCCGCGGCATTCCGGACAGGCGCCCAGGGGGGAATTGAAGGAAAACAGGCCGGGCCGCGGCTCCATGAGCGGATACCAGTCTCCGCGGAACTTCATGGCCGGCAGCCAAATTCCGTCCACGCGCGGGACCACGTGGGCCACCCCGCCGCCCAGGCGCATGGCCGTTTCCAGAGCCTCCAGACGGCGTTCCCTCTGTTCCTCATTCAGCCGAACACGGTCCTGAATCACCAGCAGGGATTCGCCTTCCGGCAGGGACCAGCCATCGTCCTCCAGCCGCAGCATCTCCCCATGCGCGAAAACGCGCAAATACCCCTGGGCCACCAGGTTCATCTTGAGCGTGGGAAGATCAATAGACTCCGTACGGGGCACCTCCAGGCAAATCATCAGCTCCGTGCCCGGAGGCAGTTCCGCGTTCAGCTTTTCGTCGATGGAACCGGGCGTCTCCGGCCTAATCTCCCGGCCCGTCTCCGGATCAAATCCGGACGCCAGCCGGGCGAAGACGAACTTCCAGTAATCGTTCAGTCCCGTCATCGTTCCCACGGTAGAGCGGGAAGTCCTGACGGAATTGCGCTGGTGCAGCGCAATCGCCGGAAGAATATTCTCCACGGCATCCACGTCCGGCTTGTCCATGCGGTCCATGAACTGGCGCACGTAGGGGGAAAAGGTTTCCATATACCGCCGTTGCCCTTCCGCGTACAGCGTATGCATGGCCAGGCTTGTCTTTCCGGACCCGGAGGGCCCCGTCACCACCGTCAAACGCCCCAGGGGAATATCCACATCCACATTCTGCAAATTATGCTCGCGGGCGCCCCGGATGCGTATGCGCCCATCATCGCAATGACTCATGGGCGGATAATATCATCAATTTGGAATCATTCCAATGATGTTACATGTCATGATTCCGAATTCATTCGCCCTGCGGGTTTCCCGTTGCTTCCTTTATTTCCTCTGCCTTTTTCCCTTGTATTCCCTCAGGAAAAATTATTCTGGAAACGTCCCCTTCCACCCTTTCATGGACCAGCCTGCTTTAACCTTATTCCGACTTGGAGCTCCCGAAATTTCCTGCTCCTGTTCTGGAGCATCCTCCCCATGGCCATCTATTACTGGCTACGGTCCCGCAACAAGGAAAAACCCGTCACCGGCACGGAATATCTGGTCACCATTCCTCTTTTCCTGCTTTTCGGCTGGTTCACCCTGCTCTGCACCTGGCTCATCCATCTTGCCCGCAACAAGCCGACCGGCCGTTGAACATCGCCGTGCCTCCGCTGCCGCTCTTTACTCCTTTGTCCATGTGTCCAGCTTCATGCCGCAGAGGTTGACCTCCACGGAGGCGGCATTCTCCGGCCAGGGAATGACCAGCTGATAACCGCCCGCATAGAGCAGCTTTCCGGAAGTTCTGCCCGCAGGCCGGGTGTAGAGGAACACGTTGACCTCATCGCCTTCCGGCTGCATCTCCACGTACAAGTCTCCCTGATACTGGGTATTCAAGTCAAAATGAAGGGAAATATTCCCTTCTTCATTAATTTCCCCGGATATCAAATGAATATCGTCCTTGCACACGGTTCCGTCCTCATGGCAGCATCCCGCCAGCGTACAGGCGAGGGCCATGGGAACCCAGCAGGGAAGTTTGTGGAAAACATGAGGCATAAAACGTTCTCTCCTTTCTCCTATAACATCTTGCAGGGAAAATAAGGATGCAAGGAAAATCAGGTCCAACGCCCCGGCATGTCATTCAAAAATGAACCGATCACGTCATGATTGGCCCAAATCGCGGGCCGTGCTTGCATTTCCTTCCGCACCCGCTAGTATTTTTCGATTCTTAGATCGCTGAAAGCGCCTCTACCTCGTCAATTTTCAACAAGACAAAGATGATTAAGTGGATTCTAACCAAGATTGTCGGTACCAAAAACCAGCGTGAAGTGCGCCGCCTGCGCCCCATTGTGGAACAAATCGTCTCCATTGAGGAATCATGGAACGGCAAGGGACAGGACTTCCTGCTTGAAAAAACAAAGGAATGGCAGAGCTACCTGCATCGCTTCCTCCCCATGGACCTGCCGCCCGTGCGCATCGTGGAAGCCGCGCCCAAAGAAGAGCTGGAAAGCATCGCCTCCCGGCTGAATGCCCGCTTTGAATCCCTGAAAAACGAATTCGCCGCCCTCCCCACGGTGGAAGCCACTCCGGCCTCCATTGAAGAAGGCAAGGCCGCCTGGAACAACATCACGCCCCAGTTCGACAAACTCCGGGAACGCTACCTCAACCAGATCCTTCCGGAAGCGTTTGCCGCCGTCAAGCACGGCGCCCGCCTGCTCTGCGGAGAAGAACGGGAAATCTGCGGACAAAGACAGCTCTGGGACATGATCCACTTTGACGTCCAGCTGCTCGGCGGCATCGCCCTGCACCGCGGCTACATCGCGGAAATGGCCACGGGCGAAGGCAAAACCCTCGTCGCCACCCTTCCCGTCTATCTCAACGCCCTAACCGGCATGGGGGTGCACGTGGTAACGGTGAACGACTACCTGGCGCGCCGCGACTCCGAATGGATGGGCATGCTCTTCCAGTTCCTGGGGCTGACGGTCGGCTGCATCCAGAGCATGATGCCTTCCCAGCTGCGCCGCGAACAATACGCCTGCGACATCACCTACGGCACCAATGCCGAATTCGGCTTCGACTACCTGCGCGACAACGGCATGGCCACGTCCAAATCAGAGCAGGTGCAGAGGGGCCACTACTTCGCCATCGTGGACGAAGTGGACTCCATCCTCATTGACGAAGCCCGTACGCCGCTCATCATCTCCGGCCCCGCCGTCGTTACCCGTGAACAGCAGTACGACAACCTGCGCCCCTCCATCGAACGCGTGGTGAAGGCTCAGACCGACCTCTGCAACGAACTCATGACCCAGGCCCTGAAAGCCCAGGAAGAAGGCAGGACGGAAGAAGTGGGACGCAACCTGTTCAAGGTGAAAATGGGCCAGCCCCGCCACCGCGCTTTCATGCGCGCCATGCAGGACCCGGAACTCCGCCGCATCGTGGAAAAATACGAACTGACCCTTTACCAGGACACCCGCAAGAAGGAACTCTACAAGCTGAAGGAGGAAATGTACTTCACCGTGGATGAAAAAACCCATGACGCGGACCTGATGGAAAAAGGCCGTGAAATCATCTCCCCCGGACACCCGGAAGACTTCGTTCTCCCGGACCTCGGCACCGCCTTTGCGGAAATGGATGAAAATCCCCGCCTGACGGAAAAAGACAAGCTCCGCCTTAAAAACGAACTCACCAAAAAGCTGGATGAAACGGGCGCCCGCCTGCACACCACCTCCCAGCTTCTCAAGGCCTACTGCATTTACGAAAAAGACGTGGAATACGTCGTCAAGGACGACAAGGTCATCATCATCGACCAGAACACGGGCCGTGAAATGCCGGGACGCCGCTGGAGCGACGGCCTGCACCAGGCCGTGGAAGCCAAGGAAGGCGTGGAAGTGGAACGCGAAAACCAGACCTACGCCACCATCACCATCCAGAACTACTTCCGCCTGTACAAAAAACTGGCGGGCATGACCGGCACGGCGGAAACGGAAGCCGCGGAATTCCACGACATTTACAAATTGGACGTACTTCCCATCCCGACTAACCGCCCCTGCATTCGGAAGGACCAGAACGACCTCATCTTCAAATCCCGCCGCGAGAAATTCAACGCCGTCATCAACAAAATCCAGGAACTCCACGGCAAGGGCCAGCCCATCCTGATCGGCACGGCCAGCGTGGACGCCTCCGAAACCCTCTCCCGCATGCTCAAGAGGGCCAAAATCCCCCATGAAGTGCTGAACGCCAAAAACCACCAGCGTGAAGCCGAAATCGTGTCGCTGGCCGGCAAGCGCGGAGCCGTTACGGTCTCCACGAACATGGCCGGACGCGGTACGGACATCAAGCTGGGAGAAGGCGTGGCGGACCTGGGCGGCCTCTTCGTACTGGGTACGGAACGCCACGAATCCCGGCGCATCGACCGCCAGCTGCGCGGCCGCTGCTCCCGCCAGGGCGACCCCGGCGCTTCTCAGTTCTTCATCTCCTTTGAAGACGACCTGATGCGCAACTTCGGCGCGGCGGAACGCATGACCAAAATGATGGAACGCCTCGGTGTGGCCGACGGCGAAGCCCTGGAACACAGCTTCCTGAACAAATCCGTGGAATCCGCCCAGAAGCGGGTGGAACAGCGCAACTACATGTGGCGCAAGCACGTGCTGGACTATGACGACGTGATGAACAAGCAGCGCGAAATCGTGTACGGTTACCGCAATGAAGTACTCTCCACGGAAAACCCGCGTGAAATGATCTACGACGTGCTGGAGGAAGTAATCGCCACCCGCGCCCACGAATTCCTTGACCCGGACGCAGAGGGCATTACCCATCCCGACGAACTGCTTGCCTGGATGAACTCCTCCTTCCCGCTGGGCCTCACGGCGGATGCCGCCAAGCTGGAAGACCGCCCGCTGGACGAAACCATCGCCTTCCTGATCGACAAGGTAAAGGCCACGTATGAAGACAAAGCCTCCCGCGAACGTCCGGAATACCTGGACCACATGGAACGCCAGATCATCCTGGGGGCCATTGACAAGCTGTGGCAGGAGCATTTGTACAACATGGACTCCCTCCGGGAAGGCGTCCGCCTCCGCGCCCAGGGCCAGAAAGACCCGCTCGTGGAATACAAGTCGGAAGCCTATGACCTCTTCGTCACCCTGATGGACAGCATCAAGAGCGAAGCCATCGGCAACCTCTTCAAGAGCACTACCAACCTGGATGCCTTTGAAGACTTCCTGGCCAGCCTGCCCCAGTTCGAGACCTCCGACGACGGGCAGGAAAACGGAGCCAGCCTCCCGGAAATTGGATTCGACGGCATGCCGACGGACCTGCTCTCCGCCCTGCGTGAACAGGTATCCAGGGCTCGCGAACAGCAGGCGGCGCAGCAGCCGGAACAGGAATCTGCCCCCGCCGCCATCTCCGATGCCACCACCATCGGTGAAGGCTATCAGCCTGCGGCTCCGGAACCCAGACTGGTGATGCCCAAGCGCAAGGTCAGCGTCGTCCTCCGCAAGGAAGAAACCGCACCCGTACCGGCTTCCGCTCCCGTCTCCGACGATGAGGAAATCGCCGTCACGCTTGACTCCCAGGACTTCGCGGAAACCATGGACAACCGGGACTCCGCGGAAACCCGCACATTCTAAACAACCATCCTGTCTTCGGGCGGAGGAAACGGGCTTGACGGCCCTTTCCTCCGCCTTCAAACTTTTGACGCACTCCTTGACCACGCTTCCTCCCAATAAATCAACCAACGTCCGTTCCGTACTGGAGTATGTCCCCTACTTCAGGGGCAAAATCTTTGCCGTACATGTGGAACAGCCCCTGGTGAACTCGGAGGAACTGGTGGATGCCCTGCTGGACCTGGACGCATTGCAGGAAATAGGGGTGAAGCCCATCCTGATTGCAGAAGGGCTGGATGCTTCCGCCCTATACGAACATACCCGCGTCTGTGAAATGCGCTCCGCCCTGGTGGAAGCCCCGCTGAAGGGCGGCCAGCTTGTCCGCGAGCGCGTCCGGGAAATCCTGGGGCGCCATCAGATACCCGTCGTAGCCTCCGGGCGCACGGGCTCCTTTGATACGGACTCCATTCATCTGGCGTACACGCTGGGCGCCTCCAAATACATTGCCCTGCTCAACGACCACAAGGTCCCTTCCCGGGACGGCCACCCCATCGCCGCCATTCTGGAATCGGAGGTTGCCGGACTATCCGGCGAACTGACGCACAGGGAACTGCTGGACCAGGCCGCGGAAGCCTGCCGCGCCGGCATTCCCCGCGTGCACCTGCTGGACGGCAAGATGCGCGGCGTGCTGGTGGAGGAACTCTTCTCGGAAGAAGGCGTGGGCACGATGGTCCACACGGACTCCTACCGGGAAATACGTCCCCTGAAAGAAGAGGACATCCCGGAACTTCTGTCCATGATCGCCCGTTCCGTCGTGGACTCCAAACTGGTGGACCGCAACTATGAGGATATAGCCGCGAAAATCGACGACTACTACGTCCTGACGCTGGATGACAGCATCGTGGGCTGCGTGGCCGTGTACC
This genomic stretch from Akkermansia biwaensis harbors:
- the secA gene encoding preprotein translocase subunit SecA is translated as MIKWILTKIVGTKNQREVRRLRPIVEQIVSIEESWNGKGQDFLLEKTKEWQSYLHRFLPMDLPPVRIVEAAPKEELESIASRLNARFESLKNEFAALPTVEATPASIEEGKAAWNNITPQFDKLRERYLNQILPEAFAAVKHGARLLCGEEREICGQRQLWDMIHFDVQLLGGIALHRGYIAEMATGEGKTLVATLPVYLNALTGMGVHVVTVNDYLARRDSEWMGMLFQFLGLTVGCIQSMMPSQLRREQYACDITYGTNAEFGFDYLRDNGMATSKSEQVQRGHYFAIVDEVDSILIDEARTPLIISGPAVVTREQQYDNLRPSIERVVKAQTDLCNELMTQALKAQEEGRTEEVGRNLFKVKMGQPRHRAFMRAMQDPELRRIVEKYELTLYQDTRKKELYKLKEEMYFTVDEKTHDADLMEKGREIISPGHPEDFVLPDLGTAFAEMDENPRLTEKDKLRLKNELTKKLDETGARLHTTSQLLKAYCIYEKDVEYVVKDDKVIIIDQNTGREMPGRRWSDGLHQAVEAKEGVEVERENQTYATITIQNYFRLYKKLAGMTGTAETEAAEFHDIYKLDVLPIPTNRPCIRKDQNDLIFKSRREKFNAVINKIQELHGKGQPILIGTASVDASETLSRMLKRAKIPHEVLNAKNHQREAEIVSLAGKRGAVTVSTNMAGRGTDIKLGEGVADLGGLFVLGTERHESRRIDRQLRGRCSRQGDPGASQFFISFEDDLMRNFGAAERMTKMMERLGVADGEALEHSFLNKSVESAQKRVEQRNYMWRKHVLDYDDVMNKQREIVYGYRNEVLSTENPREMIYDVLEEVIATRAHEFLDPDAEGITHPDELLAWMNSSFPLGLTADAAKLEDRPLDETIAFLIDKVKATYEDKASRERPEYLDHMERQIILGAIDKLWQEHLYNMDSLREGVRLRAQGQKDPLVEYKSEAYDLFVTLMDSIKSEAIGNLFKSTTNLDAFEDFLASLPQFETSDDGQENGASLPEIGFDGMPTDLLSALREQVSRAREQQAAQQPEQESAPAAISDATTIGEGYQPAAPEPRLVMPKRKVSVVLRKEETAPVPASAPVSDDEEIAVTLDSQDFAETMDNRDSAETRTF
- the uvrA gene encoding excinuclease ABC subunit UvrA — its product is MSHCDDGRIRIRGAREHNLQNVDVDIPLGRLTVVTGPSGSGKTSLAMHTLYAEGQRRYMETFSPYVRQFMDRMDKPDVDAVENILPAIALHQRNSVRTSRSTVGTMTGLNDYWKFVFARLASGFDPETGREIRPETPGSIDEKLNAELPPGTELMICLEVPRTESIDLPTLKMNLVAQGYLRVFAHGEMLRLEDDGWSLPEGESLLVIQDRVRLNEEQRERRLEALETAMRLGGGVAHVVPRVDGIWLPAMKFRGDWYPLMEPRPGLFSFNSPLGACPECRGYGRVITVDYNRCIKPELSVRDGAIHIFEGEGKVFSECKKDLMRAWRKSSRQVRLDVPWKDLKQWERDWLMYGDGSDPDEMYERGLWYGIAGFFKYLESRTHKMHVRVYLSRFRVYQECPSCHGRRLRPEALQFKLGGKSLPDLFCMPMDELLAWVDKHVTPRSHEDPGLKHAVAELRSRLEYLNEVGLGYLSSDRATRTLSGGEIERVSLTTCLGASLTDTLFVLDEPTVGLHPRDTSRLISAMNRLKTRGNTLVVVEHEEAVMRAADCLVDMGPGSGREGGRLVYSGAPDCIAEVPESLTGAFLSGRRRIAIPQKRRKPGKFLQISGATRHNLKKLNVNIPLGVFACLTGVSGSGKSTLAHDVVYLNALVAKGGVCEEEPAHVKSVKGWELLDEVVMVDQSPIVRTPRSTPAVYSGVFEEIRTLFADTETARARGMKPGFFSFNSGDGRCPRCMGMGSEKVEMQFLSDIFVQCPLCHGARYGNEVLSVYRDGRNIADVLGMTVTAALKYFGGEKGARARRIAEKLGVLRRVGLGHLTLGQPLNTLSGGENQRLKLAKILLDQMGSGKNNPKMLILDEPGTGLHFADIEVLLAVFRELVEQGHTLLVIEHNPEFIKSADYVIDLGPEGGAGGGHVVAAGTPEEIVAGGKGYTGKYLKDVLEGLPSVYDPQDAAMPDSADMDIPAGVMALRGARHHNLKNVDLDVPRGEMTVLTGLSGSGKSSLAFDIFFAEGQRRFMDVMSPYARQFTEQLESPDIDRLTGLPPTVAIEQNMSRGGTKSTVGTVTEIWQFLRLLYSKLGQAYCPKCGVPVGKRSESEVVELVSRQLKKHGSLALLAPLVRGRKGHYADLARWAEGKGYEELWVDGGLVPLSGFQPLDRYSSHDLDLVMSRPESSWTPDEVAQAVHAALDMGEGFLQVLPPRSSSPELMGVKLACASCGQSFPELEPYTFSFNSPRGWCPVCRGHGVVGKRKMKEDQAQSLLEAELKYDKELAKQVDDEKEVKTCPACRGVRLNEFARAVRLQGVTPGELASLPAMEAAKLVEGWKFEREEALIARDVVAEVTQRLGFLQRVGLGYLSLDRSATTLSGGETQRIRLASQLGSHLRGVLYVLDEPTIGLHPRDNELLLGTLDELKRRGNTLLVVEHDEDTMKRADRIVDMGPGAGVHGGRVMAQGTFEELAEMPDSVTGLALHHKPHHPYRGKRRRIPARKDETAWLRVEGCCLHNLKSVDVAIPKGRLTVLTGVSGAGKTSLMTGTIRLAARQALGDKLTREQKKLWKTSSGFDSIRMVYGVDQSPIGKTPRSTPATYVGFLDDIRTLFAQTADARRLGFDRGRFSFNTGQGNCESCKGTGMQKLEMDFLPPCYVPCETCRGKRYNAATLTVRYKGKTIADVLRMDFSEAAEFFESQPRISDPLKLLAETGLGYLTLGQASNTLSGGEAQRLKLVTELIKGRRVSRNALMKGKELPGDLYLIEEPSIGLHPRDVRLLIDVLHRLADQGNTVIVIEHNTEIMAEADYIIDMGPGPGEEGGRIVASGTPEQIAQKDSPTAEYIRRELVESK
- a CDS encoding GNAT family N-acetyltransferase — its product is MTHSLTTLPPNKSTNVRSVLEYVPYFRGKIFAVHVEQPLVNSEELVDALLDLDALQEIGVKPILIAEGLDASALYEHTRVCEMRSALVEAPLKGGQLVRERVREILGRHQIPVVASGRTGSFDTDSIHLAYTLGASKYIALLNDHKVPSRDGHPIAAILESEVAGLSGELTHRELLDQAAEACRAGIPRVHLLDGKMRGVLVEELFSEEGVGTMVHTDSYREIRPLKEEDIPELLSMIARSVVDSKLVDRNYEDIAAKIDDYYVLTLDDSIVGCVAVYPYPEHRSAELGCLYIKHRHEGRGYGRTLCEFARKKAEEMGMNFIFALSQSAVHYFRDRMHYAEFSRDSLPPERLRALELSGRKSGVFGLRLK